One genomic window of Hydra vulgaris chromosome 03, alternate assembly HydraT2T_AEP includes the following:
- the LOC136078794 gene encoding uncharacterized protein LOC136078794, with amino-acid sequence MNFLAIVAEPYFQYRLFEYFQANQKTLNDENNNQLKCLYTNATTLNSDKVIELSLLASTYTPHIMFVTETWFKEDSLVNIEKYYLHKFNRNDNISNTNNGGGVAIYVHDNILSFEIKNSSMNVTKSEQIWCLIKYGNETIKLGCIYRPPLKSKINNNEKNSNNTNIERSNKADDEIIQSIQTAKIELNRKIYTGILICGDFNFPYIKWYEDGSVQVNGNKNSIGARVVDLINNINIIQNVTFSTFIQKNKMPKNILDLIITESSHRIKHIENLPPLGLASQGHLVLKLNYDLSSNKDKTSYLLFKYNYHKSDFNSIIKCFQNIDWLKELSILNINDNWLKELSNLNINDSYDLFFNHYNYITNMFVPKVICKILKKPLWLNRTLLILINKKNRFWRKNQSSKWKIPELVKQYKKKKSSLQVQKRLTIKKFEHSSAFDPKNPKRLFSYANSSCKIKQSIKSIRNKYGVTGTDGRFIADTLNDQFKSVFNNNSVNKDSPLLSNRTTEHLSSLHFSISEVKNK; translated from the exons atgaattttttggCAATAGTAGCTGAACCTTATTTTCAGTATCGGTTGTTTGAGTATTTTCAAG caaatcaaaaaacattaaacgaTGAAAATAATAACCAATTAAAATGCCTTTATACAAATGCTACCACATTAAATTCAGATAAAGTAATTGAATTATCATTATTAGCTTCAACGTACACACCTCATATTATGTTTGTCACTGAAACTTGGTTCAAAGAAGATTCTTTAgtgaatattgaaaaatattatttacacaaATTTAACAGAAACGACAATATTTCAAACACAAATAATGGCGGTGGTGTAGCAATATATGTTCATGACAATATATtatcatttgaaataaaaaactcttcaaTGAATGTTACGAAATCTGAACAAATTTGGTGCCTTATCAAGTATGGAAACGAAACTATTAAGCTTGGCTGTATTTATCGTCCAccgttaaaatcaaaaattaataataatgaaaaaaattcaaataacacTAACATTGAAAGGTCAAACAAAGCTGACGATGAAATAATTCAAAGTATACAAACAGCAAAGATAGagttaaacagaaaaatatataCCGGTATACTCATATGTGGTGATTTCAATTTTCCATACATCAAATGGTATGAAGATGGTTCTGTTCAAGTTAATGGTAATAAAAACAGCATTGGTGCTAGAGTTGTAGAtcttattaacaatataaacatCATTCAAAATGTAACATTTTCAACATtcatccaaaaaaataaaatgccaaaaaatatattggacCTGATCATAACTGAATCATCACACCGAATCAAACACATAGAAAATTTACCACCACTTGGATTAGCTAGTCAAGGCCATTTggtactaaaattaaattatgatttatcaagtaataaagataaaactagttatttattattcaagtaCAATTACCATAAAAGTGATTTCAATTCTAtcattaaatgttttcaaaatatagATTGGTTAAAAGAGTTAAGCATCTTAAATATAAATGACA ATTGGTTAAAAGAGTTAAGcaacttaaatataaatgacAGTTAcgacttattttttaatcattataacTACATAACAAATATGTTTGTACCAAAAGTGATAtgtaaaattctaaaaaaacctCTTTGGCTCAATCGTACACTTTTAATcctcataaataaaaaaaatagattttggCGCAAAAATCAATCTTCAAAGTGGAAAATACCTGAGCTTGtcaaacaatacaaaaaaaaaaaatcttctttacaagtacaaaaaagattaactattaaaaaatttgaacatagTTCAGCTTTTGATCCAAAAAATCCCAAACGTTTGTTTAGTTATGCTAATAGTTCATGCAAAATCAAACAAAGCATCAAATCAATTCGAAATAAATATGGAGTTACTGGGACAGATGGTAGATTCATTGCTGACACATTAAATGATCAATTCAAATCAGTCTTCAACAATAATTCAGTTAACAAAGATTCTCCACTACTTTCAAATCGTACAACTGAGCATTTATCAAGCCTTCATTTTTCAATAAGTGaggtcaaaaataaataa